From the genome of Nitrospira sp. CR1.1:
CGCGTTCCGCAGAAAAACCTCTGAATGCGCTCCACGAGAGAGCGAGTGTGCGTGACAACCGACAAGGCCGCCGCATCGCGCGAGAGCTGCGCCTTCGCCGACGCCGTCGCAGCCTGTCGACGGGCAACGATCTCTCCGATCCTCTCGATTAGCCGCCGGTCCTCCTGAATGACTTGCAATAAGGCCTGCTTCCCGACGGCAATGACCGATAACTCCGTCGCAGCCACCACCGTGGCCGACCGCGGCTCGCCGGTTAATAAAGACATCTCACCAAAAAACTTTCCCGCCTCAAGCGTCGCCACAGTGGTAGTCAGCTCTCCCTGCTCCAATCGGACATCGGCGCTTCCGGAGACAATAACGTACAGCACATCTCCAGAATCCCCTTGGCGAACGATTCGCTCACCGGGCAAGTACAACTCCCATCTCGCACCCTGTGCCAACACTTCGATTTGCCTTGTATCGAGCGTGACCAAAAAATCAACCGCCGTCAGTTGCCCCATGATCCGTTCGACTGAGTAGCTGCTGGGAGTGCCGTCCCCATTCACAGTTTGATGCACCACGCGTTGCGGAAAGGGAATTTCGATACCCTTGCGCGCGAAGGCATGCCAGATATAGGTGCGCATGACACTCTCGATCGAGTCCCGTTGTGAGAAATCTCCGATTGGAAACTTAATACGATATTGAATGGCCGATTCATTAAATGCCGCGACGAAAGCGGACGGCTTGGGATCCGGCAACACCCCCGATACCGCAGCCGCGGTCTCAAGCAGCGTAGCGCAGACCTGTTCAGGCGGGGTTCGATACGCGGCTTCGACAAAGACATTGCAAAAATGCGTCGTGGTCGGTCTGGTGAAATTGGTCACTCCGCTTTGAATCACCAGATCATTGGGCAACGACACCAGATCGTGAGATCGAGTCAACAAGCTGACGTGTTCCATGCCGATGTGAGAGACCACTCCTTCTCGATCCAGCACCGTGACCCAATCCCCCACCTTGACGATCTTTCCAAGCTCAATGCCGGAAAAAAATCTCGTCAACGTATCCTTCAACGCCACCCCGATCATCGCCGCCGCCACTGTTGGGAGCGCCACGAGCGCCACGAGGTTGATCCCCATGACCAACCACAGAATCACCACACCGGCTGCCACGACTTCCGCGCCGATGAGTAACTGTCGGACGATGTCAGGAATGTATCGCTGACCTCGCTCGATCAGCCATTCGCCAATGATGAGGGCATCAAGGATCGTGAAGAGGAAGAAAGAAGCGCCCAGCCAGGCCGCCACATCAAGACAGGCCCGGACGAGATGGGGAACGGGCGTCACGAGACCGCTGTGGCCGACCAGCGCCGCAATGACGAAAAATACGCCCACACCACCGGCATACAATGGCAGGACCGGAACCGGCTTGCCGCGCCGGCTGAACAGGTGGATCAGGCCGATCAACACGACAGCCGCGCAAGCGAGGATGGCCAGAATGGCGCCGACAAGGGTTCCCGGATTCATGCGGACATCATCCACTGAGGGAAGGATCGCACAGAGAAACCTTTCGGGCTACGCGCGCTCCTGCCAGGAACGCATCCGGCGCACGGTGATCACACCCTCTACCTGTTCAATCGCCTTGAACACCCTCGACAGATGCGCCGTGTCCACCACCTCGACGATGAAATCCAGCATCGCCTTCCGATCTTCGCGCGTCGTAATTTCAGCTCGACTGATGTTGGCCTGGCATTCCGAAATCGCCGTAGAGACATGCGCTAACACTCCGGTTTTGTCCACCGCGATCACTGAGACCTTCACGGAGTGGGTGCTCGGCGTAGACTGATCCCATTCAACTTCGACCAACCGGTTTTTATCGTAATCCAACGCTTCGAGATTGGGACAATCGACGGTATGAATCGTGAGCCCGCGCCCCCTGGTAATGTAGCCCAAAATGCGGTCCCCGGGAACGGGATTGCAGCAACGGGAGAGTTGCATCAGGAGGTCGCGCGCACCTTTCACCTGAACACCGGTATCATCGGCGCGACCGGCCGCTTGTTTATGCGGCGCCGGAGCTTCCGGCGTGATGGTCGGACCTTCCGCCTGCGAAGGAGGCGCGATTTTGCTCATCACCTGAGAGGTCGGCACATGCCCGAACCCCACGGCGGCGGCAAGTTCCTCCGGCGTTTCATATCCGACCTGTTTGGCCACGGCGAGGAGTTGCTCCGACCGCATCATCTGAGCAGGCGCCAGTCCATGCCGCCGGAACTCAGCCTCCAGCAACCGCTTGCCGATCTCGACGCTGCGAGACTGTTCTTCTGCTTTGATCCAATGCTTGATTTTTGTCTTCGCGCGGGAGGTGCGGACGAACTTCAGCCAATCCCGGTGGGGCGTTTGATTCGCCGCGGTCAAAATCTCCACCATGTCTCCGCTTTCCATCGCATGCTTGAGCGGCACAATCTTGCCATTGACCTTGGCCCCCACACAATGGTCTCCGATCTCCGTATGGACGGAATAGGCGAAGTCGACCGGGGTGGAACCCTTCGGGAGTTCCTTCACCATACCCTGCGGAGTAAACACATACACCACGTCATGAAAAAGATCGAGCTTGACCGAATCCATAAACTGGCGATTATCGGGCAGGTCTTGATTCCACTCCACGAACTGCCGCAGCCAGCTGAAGACTTTCCCGTCTTTCTCGTCGATGCGTCCGTGCTCCTTGTATTTCCAATGCGCGGCAATCCCCTGCTCGGAAACTCGATGCATCTCCTCCGTGCGAATCTGGAACTCCACGTGCTCGCCCTTAGGCCCTGCCACCGTGGTATGCAAAGACTGATACATATTCGATTTTGGAATAGCGATGTAATCTTTAAAACGGCCAGGCAGGGGACGCCACAACGAATGGATGACCCCGAGCAAGGCATAACAGTTCATCTTGATATCGGTGATGATGCGTAACGCGGCAAGGTCGTACACCTCCTCAAACGAGATCGACTGCTTCTCCATTTTCTGATAAATGCCATAGAGATGCTTGGGTCGACCGGACACCTCCCCATGCAATCCGGCCTCCGCCATGGCCTTCTTGACCATGTCGATGACTTCCAGAATGTACTGCTGCCGATCTTCATCCCTCTTGGCCACGCGCACACGCAGCAGTTCGTAGACTTCGGGCTTGAGGTGCTTCAAACAGAGGTCTTCAAGTTCGTTTTTGATCCAACCGATTCCCAAGCGATTGGCCAACGGGGCATAAATCTCCAGCGTCTCTTGGGCAATCTGCCGTCGCTTCCCTTCGCTGAGATACTCCAGGGTCCGCATGTTATGGAGCCGGTCCGCCAACTTGATGAGGACGACGCGGATATCATCCGCCATCGACAACACCATCTTGCGGAAATTTTCCGCCTGTTTTTCCTCATAGTTCCGAAAGGTGATCTTGCCGATCTTGGTGACGCCATCGACCAGGTGCACCACGTCTTTCCCGAACCGCTGCTCCAATTCAAGCGGAGTCGCCAGTGTATCTTCCAGCGTGTCATGCAAAAGACCGGCAACGATGGCCGTCACATCCGTTTTCAGATGGGTCAACAGCCCGGCCACCGCCAGGGGATGGCGAAAATACGGCTCGCCGGACCGGCGCATTTGCCCTTCATGGGCCTTGGCCGAAAAGTCATAGGCCCGGCGCACGAGGTCCACATCCGCCTCGACGTTATAGCTCTTGACCCGCTCGATCAATTGATCGAGTTCTGTCACGGTCTCGTGCGGCATACTTAGGACACCTCGCCGCTCATGCGTACCGCCTTGATGCGCAGTTGCACGCGGTCATACCCGTTCCACTGATTCCGCTCAGGACTAAAGGCCAGATCGACAGGGCTCCCTGCCTTTAACCCAAGCTCTGCAAATGATCCCATGCGAAAGCCGATGCTATCGAAAATGAATGAGCGGCCCTGCCGTACGCGCAGCTTCAGATGTTTTTCACCGACAACCCGCGCCTCTACCACATCGAGACCGCGAACGGCCAAGGTCGGTTCCGGATTGCCTGCTCCGAAAGGATGCAAGGACTCAAGTTCCTGGATGAGATCGAAATTCACGTCCGTCAGCTTCACCTCCGCATCGACGTGCACGGTCGGTCTGACAAGGCTGCCGGTAGCCCACTGTGCCGCCACGTCAGAAAACCGCCGGCGAAACTCGTCTAATCGCGATTCCCGAATGGTCAACCCCGCGGCGTTCGGATGGCCGCCAAAGGCTTCCAGGAGATCCCGGCATGCCGACAATCCCTGATACAGATCAAAACCCTCCACTGTCCGGGCGGAGCCTTTACCGATTCCCTTCTCATCCACCGCGATCACGATGCT
Proteins encoded in this window:
- a CDS encoding mechanosensitive ion channel; the encoded protein is MNPGTLVGAILAILACAAVVLIGLIHLFSRRGKPVPVLPLYAGGVGVFFVIAALVGHSGLVTPVPHLVRACLDVAAWLGASFFLFTILDALIIGEWLIERGQRYIPDIVRQLLIGAEVVAAGVVILWLVMGINLVALVALPTVAAAMIGVALKDTLTRFFSGIELGKIVKVGDWVTVLDREGVVSHIGMEHVSLLTRSHDLVSLPNDLVIQSGVTNFTRPTTTHFCNVFVEAAYRTPPEQVCATLLETAAAVSGVLPDPKPSAFVAAFNESAIQYRIKFPIGDFSQRDSIESVMRTYIWHAFARKGIEIPFPQRVVHQTVNGDGTPSSYSVERIMGQLTAVDFLVTLDTRQIEVLAQGARWELYLPGERIVRQGDSGDVLYVIVSGSADVRLEQGELTTTVATLEAGKFFGEMSLLTGEPRSATVVAATELSVIAVGKQALLQVIQEDRRLIERIGEIVARRQAATASAKAQLSRDAAALSVVTHTRSLVERIQRFFCGTRKTT
- a CDS encoding RelA/SpoT family protein, with protein sequence MPHETVTELDQLIERVKSYNVEADVDLVRRAYDFSAKAHEGQMRRSGEPYFRHPLAVAGLLTHLKTDVTAIVAGLLHDTLEDTLATPLELEQRFGKDVVHLVDGVTKIGKITFRNYEEKQAENFRKMVLSMADDIRVVLIKLADRLHNMRTLEYLSEGKRRQIAQETLEIYAPLANRLGIGWIKNELEDLCLKHLKPEVYELLRVRVAKRDEDRQQYILEVIDMVKKAMAEAGLHGEVSGRPKHLYGIYQKMEKQSISFEEVYDLAALRIITDIKMNCYALLGVIHSLWRPLPGRFKDYIAIPKSNMYQSLHTTVAGPKGEHVEFQIRTEEMHRVSEQGIAAHWKYKEHGRIDEKDGKVFSWLRQFVEWNQDLPDNRQFMDSVKLDLFHDVVYVFTPQGMVKELPKGSTPVDFAYSVHTEIGDHCVGAKVNGKIVPLKHAMESGDMVEILTAANQTPHRDWLKFVRTSRAKTKIKHWIKAEEQSRSVEIGKRLLEAEFRRHGLAPAQMMRSEQLLAVAKQVGYETPEELAAAVGFGHVPTSQVMSKIAPPSQAEGPTITPEAPAPHKQAAGRADDTGVQVKGARDLLMQLSRCCNPVPGDRILGYITRGRGLTIHTVDCPNLEALDYDKNRLVEVEWDQSTPSTHSVKVSVIAVDKTGVLAHVSTAISECQANISRAEITTREDRKAMLDFIVEVVDTAHLSRVFKAIEQVEGVITVRRMRSWQERA